From Cognatishimia activa, one genomic window encodes:
- the otnK gene encoding 3-oxo-tetronate kinase, which translates to MLIGVIADDFTGASDIANTLAKGVAPEGGLATAQFPGVPSEPAPENVEAGVISLKTRTAPIDEAVAESLAALEWLLEQGCRQIIFKYCSTFDSTSEGNIGPVGQALALAMNARGVVVCPAFPTVGRTVYQGHLFVFDKLLNESGMQNHPLTPMTDPDIRRFLALQTEWGVGHVAQPVVTDGPTSISAALAADAKAGNMFTVVDATSDNDLLTIGEALEDASLITGGSGIALGLPRNFIRKRLARGGETTLEVQGGPGAILAGSCSGATRGQVDLHESSQPAYAIDVPKVISGDITADTLVDFIVEHQGKQPLIYSSGTPEAVKEIQNKFGRAKVAATLDALFADTARKLIQRGYRKIVVAGGETSGAVAQAVADELGNPAMQIGPEIDPGVPILKLGNGDPVLLALKSGNFGAPDFFSKALSIMGGN; encoded by the coding sequence ATGCTGATAGGTGTTATTGCCGACGATTTCACAGGCGCAAGCGATATTGCAAACACCCTAGCTAAGGGTGTTGCACCTGAGGGTGGACTGGCCACGGCGCAGTTCCCGGGTGTCCCATCCGAGCCGGCTCCCGAAAATGTAGAAGCGGGTGTGATTTCTCTGAAAACCCGCACAGCGCCTATTGATGAGGCCGTAGCGGAAAGCCTAGCCGCTCTGGAATGGTTGCTGGAGCAAGGGTGTCGTCAGATCATATTTAAATACTGTTCGACCTTTGACTCAACATCCGAAGGTAATATCGGGCCTGTTGGTCAGGCACTCGCTTTGGCGATGAATGCGCGCGGAGTTGTAGTTTGCCCAGCATTTCCAACGGTTGGCCGCACCGTCTACCAGGGGCATCTTTTTGTTTTCGACAAGCTGTTAAACGAAAGTGGCATGCAAAATCACCCGTTAACACCGATGACCGACCCAGACATCCGCCGATTTTTGGCTCTGCAAACGGAATGGGGCGTGGGACATGTGGCGCAGCCGGTTGTAACCGATGGGCCTACCAGCATTTCTGCGGCTTTGGCCGCGGATGCCAAGGCCGGCAATATGTTCACAGTCGTTGATGCGACATCTGACAATGACCTTTTAACTATTGGCGAAGCGCTGGAAGATGCGTCTTTGATCACCGGTGGTTCCGGTATCGCGCTTGGTCTGCCCCGTAACTTTATTCGAAAACGGTTGGCTCGCGGAGGTGAGACCACATTGGAGGTACAGGGTGGTCCCGGCGCCATTCTGGCCGGGTCATGTTCCGGTGCGACACGCGGTCAAGTGGACTTGCATGAAAGTAGCCAGCCTGCCTACGCGATTGACGTGCCAAAAGTTATCTCTGGCGACATCACTGCTGACACGTTGGTCGACTTCATTGTCGAGCATCAAGGCAAGCAGCCGCTCATCTATTCTTCCGGCACACCGGAAGCCGTCAAAGAAATTCAAAACAAGTTTGGTCGCGCGAAAGTCGCCGCGACTTTAGACGCACTCTTCGCTGATACCGCACGCAAGCTCATCCAGCGAGGCTATCGCAAGATCGTTGTGGCTGGTGGGGAAACCTCTGGCGCGGTGGCTCAAGCAGTTGCAGACGAGCTAGGGAACCCAGCGATGCAGATCGGTCCAGAGATCGACCCGGGGGTGCCCATTCTCAAACTGGGCAACGGTGATCCTGTCTTACTCGCATTGAAATCCGGGAACTTCGGAGCGCCTGATTTCTTTAGCAAAGCTCTTTCAATCATGGGGGGCAACTGA
- a CDS encoding ETC complex I subunit: protein MIARIYQPARNAMTSGQAKTKTWVLEYAQSSARDIDPLMGWTSSDDTQSQVKLRFSSKEAALDYAKEHGIEATVTEPHKRKANIRAGGYGENFATDRKGPWTH from the coding sequence ATGATCGCTCGCATCTACCAGCCAGCCCGCAATGCAATGACTTCTGGTCAGGCCAAAACCAAGACTTGGGTTTTGGAATACGCGCAGTCCTCTGCACGTGACATTGATCCTTTGATGGGATGGACCAGTTCTGATGACACGCAATCTCAAGTGAAGTTGCGTTTTTCTTCAAAAGAAGCGGCCTTGGACTACGCCAAGGAACACGGCATCGAAGCAACGGTCACAGAGCCGCATAAGCGCAAAGCGAACATTCGCGCGGGCGGGTATGGCGAGAACTTCGCCACTGATCGTAAAGGTCCCTGGACGCATTAG
- a CDS encoding aspartate/glutamate racemase family protein yields MSSKPRIALIHATRVAVEPIETAAKELWPDADTITILEEGLSADRASGAATLDELNARIVRLARYVEDMKPDGILYTCSAFGRGIEKAAATSSIPVLKPNEAMFEAAFAKGDDIAMIYTFEPAVKGMEDEFAEEATSRKSSAKIRSVFAEGALDALKAGDGRTHDRLIAEAARTIGKADAILLAHFSMARAANEVRTVTDVPVLTSPEAAIHKLQAALSGKSE; encoded by the coding sequence ATGTCGTCAAAACCGCGAATTGCTTTGATTCATGCGACGAGAGTAGCTGTTGAACCTATCGAGACGGCCGCTAAGGAACTTTGGCCCGACGCGGACACCATCACAATTTTGGAAGAAGGACTGTCCGCTGACCGCGCCAGCGGAGCCGCAACACTTGATGAATTGAATGCCCGTATTGTGCGACTCGCACGTTACGTGGAAGACATGAAACCAGATGGAATTCTCTACACTTGTTCGGCTTTTGGTCGCGGTATCGAAAAAGCCGCAGCAACATCGAGCATTCCGGTGTTGAAACCAAACGAGGCGATGTTTGAAGCCGCCTTTGCGAAAGGTGACGACATCGCAATGATCTATACTTTCGAACCGGCTGTTAAAGGCATGGAAGACGAGTTTGCAGAAGAGGCTACCAGCCGCAAGTCCTCCGCTAAGATTCGCTCAGTTTTTGCTGAAGGCGCACTTGACGCATTGAAAGCTGGAGATGGGCGAACCCATGATCGTCTGATTGCTGAAGCGGCAAGAACCATCGGCAAAGCTGACGCGATTTTGCTGGCTCATTTCTCCATGGCGCGGGCAGCGAATGAAGTACGAACGGTAACGGATGTACCGGTGCTCACAAGCCCAGAAGCTGCGATCCACAAACTACAAGCCGCATTGAGCGGAAAGTCAGAATAA
- the thiC gene encoding phosphomethylpyrimidine synthase ThiC, with protein sequence MNVPNPKITTGALPASKKIYVEGVNFPDIRVPMREISTHPTAGEAPLPVYDSSGPYTDPDVLTDIREGLPALREDWIKARGDVEEYTARAVKPEDNGFVEGDRLVAEFPNLRKPLRAKDGKAVTQYEYARQGIVTPEMEFVAIRENQLRETAPCHRDGNDFGANIPDYVTPEFVRDEIAAGRAIIPANINHPEIEPMIIGRNFLVKINANMGTSAVTSSMEEEVDKLVWAIRWGADTVMDLSTGRNIHNTREWIIRNSPVPIGTVPIYQALEKVNGIAEDLTWDVFRDTLIEQAEQGVDYFTIHAGVRLHMVPMTAKRVTGIVSRGGSIMAKWCLHHHKESFLYEHFGEIADICRQYDVSFSLGDGLRPGSIADANDEAQFAELETLGELTKIAWEKGCQVMIEGPGHVAMHKIKENMDKQLECCHEAPFYTLGPLTTDIAPGYDHITSGIGAAMIGWFGCAMLCYVTPKEHLGLPDRDDVKTGVITYKIAAHAADLAKGLPGAQRRDDALSRARFEFRWEDQFNLSLDPDTARAFHDQTLPKQAHKVAHFCSMCGPKFCSMRISHDIRAEAQKEGMEAMAAKFREGGELYVPVKED encoded by the coding sequence ATGAACGTCCCAAATCCCAAAATCACCACTGGTGCACTTCCTGCATCCAAAAAGATCTATGTCGAAGGGGTGAACTTCCCAGACATTCGCGTGCCCATGCGCGAAATTTCTACCCATCCGACTGCCGGTGAAGCGCCGCTGCCGGTCTATGACAGCTCGGGCCCTTATACAGATCCAGACGTCCTGACCGACATCCGCGAAGGCTTGCCAGCCCTGCGCGAAGACTGGATCAAAGCGCGCGGCGATGTTGAAGAATACACGGCACGTGCAGTCAAGCCGGAAGACAACGGATTTGTCGAAGGCGATCGCTTGGTTGCCGAATTCCCTAATCTTCGCAAACCTTTGCGTGCGAAAGACGGCAAAGCGGTCACGCAGTACGAATACGCGCGCCAAGGCATTGTCACACCTGAGATGGAATTTGTCGCCATCCGCGAGAACCAACTGCGTGAAACCGCGCCCTGCCATCGGGATGGGAACGACTTTGGTGCCAACATTCCAGACTACGTGACACCAGAATTTGTGCGAGATGAGATTGCAGCCGGTCGCGCCATCATCCCGGCCAATATCAACCACCCGGAAATCGAACCGATGATCATCGGTCGCAATTTCCTTGTGAAAATTAATGCCAACATGGGCACCTCGGCTGTGACCTCTTCCATGGAAGAAGAAGTCGACAAGCTGGTCTGGGCGATCCGCTGGGGCGCGGACACTGTGATGGACCTCTCAACCGGTCGCAATATTCACAACACACGTGAATGGATCATCCGCAACTCACCTGTGCCTATTGGCACCGTGCCGATCTATCAGGCACTGGAAAAGGTAAACGGTATTGCCGAAGACCTGACCTGGGACGTCTTCCGCGACACGCTGATTGAACAGGCGGAACAGGGTGTGGACTATTTCACCATCCATGCTGGCGTGCGCCTGCACATGGTGCCAATGACGGCGAAACGCGTGACTGGCATCGTGTCGCGCGGCGGCTCGATCATGGCGAAGTGGTGCCTGCATCACCACAAAGAGAGCTTCCTTTATGAACATTTCGGCGAGATTGCGGACATCTGTCGTCAGTATGACGTGTCATTCTCTTTGGGGGATGGCCTGCGCCCGGGCTCTATCGCGGATGCCAATGATGAAGCTCAGTTTGCCGAACTCGAAACTCTGGGCGAATTGACCAAGATCGCTTGGGAAAAAGGCTGCCAGGTGATGATCGAAGGCCCAGGCCACGTGGCCATGCACAAGATCAAAGAGAACATGGACAAGCAGCTGGAGTGTTGCCACGAAGCGCCCTTCTACACGCTTGGGCCACTGACAACCGACATTGCACCGGGCTATGACCACATCACATCTGGCATCGGCGCGGCGATGATCGGTTGGTTTGGCTGCGCAATGCTGTGTTACGTGACACCAAAGGAGCATCTGGGCCTGCCAGATCGTGATGACGTAAAAACCGGCGTGATTACCTATAAGATCGCTGCCCATGCTGCGGACTTGGCCAAAGGGCTGCCCGGCGCACAACGCCGAGATGACGCTCTGTCACGCGCACGGTTCGAATTCCGTTGGGAAGATCAATTCAACCTGTCGCTTGACCCGGACACAGCGCGCGCGTTCCACGACCAGACTTTGCCGAAACAGGCCCATAAGGTTGCGCATTTCTGTTCGATGTGTGGACCGAAGTTCTGCTCCATGCGGATTTCCCACGACATTCGGGCCGAGGCGCAGAAGGAGGGCATGGAAGCCATGGCTGCGAAGTTCCGTGAAGGCGGTGAACTTTATGTCCCTGTAAAAGAAGACTGA
- the acnA gene encoding aconitate hydratase AcnA: MFPRQTVQTPSQSVQCVDLPGILGDRLPHLPHVLRLLAENHVRAGASLEDLRVALDGWLLRKPSQAELSFRPNRILMHDTTCTPALADIAGLRDAVAEAGGDPSSLTPTLPVEVSVDHSLAVDVYAQSDASVINRRNEITRNRERYAFMKWASVNMDGVTVNPPGTGIMHTINLEQLATLLVIGEDRFAHPDMLLGTDSHTPMINGIGVLGWGIGGLEAESVMFGQAVSLAVPEVVGVELIGALKAGVTPTDLALVVTQKLREIGVAGNFVEFYGAGVSNLSADARSVIANMAPEYGASTGFFPADEEVISYLCRTDRPDTLTGSIEPVFKAMGLWFDPAERPRFDRSIVIDLDSIGTNIAGPRRPQDCCAPKDALARIEQAIGRKLKDFPAGFDRDAGEVPDGAIGVAAITSCTNTSDPRLLVSAGLLARKARAFGLRPPHWVKTSLAPGSPSARAYLERAELTGDLDSVGFSIVGFGCTTCIGNPGPLPEVIEDALGEKKAIPAILSGNRNFPGRVHPKLDLGYLASPPLVVAYALKGSIQGDILSDPIGQSADGKDVYLTDIWPDEAEIDAALNKGFEPTDVPQAFSEAWRSKQWDDIEAPKAAQFPWSAGSRYLRRPKFASLDETSRLGHYQAAPLLVLGDDMTTDHISPAGWIDPNSEAGDWLIERDGDPKDLNVYAAYRGNWEVMVRGLYTNRLATNYLAEGLAPPQTVLEDGSIHPVYAASQILAERGQSIVILAGERYGMGSSRDWAAKGAALLGARAIIANGFERIHRTNLIGMGVLPLQIIDDFVPKDAGVTAADRLEVNIANEALTPLLETQVILHAADGTKRPIKCRAAVETHQEVATLQKGGILSAILRKTN, encoded by the coding sequence ATGTTTCCTCGGCAAACCGTTCAAACACCAAGCCAATCTGTCCAGTGCGTAGATCTACCCGGAATTCTCGGAGATCGCCTCCCACATCTGCCGCATGTGCTGCGCCTTTTGGCGGAAAACCACGTGCGGGCGGGTGCAAGCCTTGAGGATCTGCGCGTCGCGTTGGATGGGTGGCTCTTACGGAAGCCGTCGCAAGCAGAGCTATCTTTCCGACCCAACCGAATTTTGATGCATGACACGACCTGCACACCGGCGCTGGCCGATATTGCGGGCCTACGGGACGCCGTCGCGGAAGCGGGTGGTGATCCAAGCAGCCTTACACCGACTTTGCCAGTGGAGGTGTCTGTCGACCACTCCTTGGCAGTCGACGTCTATGCCCAAAGCGATGCAAGCGTGATCAACCGTCGCAATGAAATCACCCGGAACCGCGAACGTTATGCTTTTATGAAATGGGCATCAGTGAACATGGATGGGGTGACGGTGAATCCTCCGGGCACCGGGATCATGCACACGATCAACCTTGAACAGCTGGCGACTTTGTTGGTGATCGGCGAAGATCGATTTGCGCATCCTGATATGTTGCTGGGCACAGACAGCCACACGCCAATGATCAATGGGATCGGTGTATTGGGTTGGGGCATCGGCGGCCTGGAAGCAGAAAGTGTGATGTTTGGCCAAGCCGTTTCTCTGGCCGTACCTGAAGTAGTCGGGGTGGAACTGATCGGGGCGTTGAAAGCCGGGGTCACACCAACCGACTTGGCGTTGGTGGTCACCCAAAAGCTGCGCGAGATTGGCGTGGCCGGTAACTTTGTCGAATTTTACGGGGCGGGGGTGTCGAACCTTTCAGCAGATGCGCGTTCTGTGATTGCCAACATGGCGCCAGAATATGGGGCCTCAACCGGGTTCTTCCCCGCGGACGAAGAGGTGATTAGCTATCTGTGCCGCACGGATCGTCCTGATACGCTGACCGGCAGCATAGAACCTGTGTTCAAGGCGATGGGGCTTTGGTTTGACCCGGCAGAGCGTCCACGATTTGACCGCAGCATTGTCATTGATCTGGATAGTATTGGCACCAATATTGCAGGCCCACGCCGCCCGCAGGATTGCTGTGCTCCAAAGGATGCACTTGCCCGCATAGAACAAGCGATTGGTCGGAAGCTAAAAGACTTCCCTGCGGGTTTTGATCGAGATGCAGGCGAAGTGCCAGACGGCGCCATTGGGGTTGCTGCGATCACCAGTTGTACGAACACGTCTGACCCACGGCTGTTAGTCTCTGCTGGTCTGTTGGCGCGCAAGGCGCGGGCTTTCGGCCTGCGTCCGCCGCATTGGGTGAAGACGTCGCTGGCACCGGGATCTCCTTCTGCACGGGCATATCTGGAACGGGCGGAGCTGACGGGAGATTTGGATTCCGTTGGGTTTTCCATCGTGGGCTTTGGTTGCACGACTTGTATTGGCAATCCGGGCCCTTTGCCCGAAGTGATTGAAGATGCACTCGGCGAAAAGAAGGCCATCCCGGCGATCCTTTCTGGTAACCGCAACTTCCCGGGCCGTGTGCATCCGAAGCTTGATCTTGGTTATCTCGCGTCACCCCCTTTGGTCGTGGCATATGCGCTGAAGGGCAGCATTCAAGGGGACATTCTTAGCGACCCGATCGGTCAATCTGCGGATGGTAAAGACGTCTATCTGACAGATATCTGGCCCGACGAGGCCGAGATTGATGCCGCGCTGAACAAAGGCTTTGAACCCACCGACGTGCCGCAGGCCTTCTCAGAAGCGTGGCGCAGCAAACAGTGGGACGATATTGAAGCACCTAAAGCCGCACAATTCCCGTGGAGTGCTGGGTCGCGCTATCTGCGTCGTCCGAAGTTTGCCTCTTTGGATGAAACCTCGCGCCTTGGTCACTATCAGGCCGCGCCGCTTCTGGTGCTGGGGGATGACATGACCACAGACCACATCTCCCCAGCAGGTTGGATTGATCCAAACAGTGAAGCGGGCGATTGGCTGATTGAACGCGACGGCGATCCTAAAGACCTAAACGTCTATGCCGCCTATCGCGGCAATTGGGAGGTCATGGTGCGCGGCCTCTATACCAACCGTTTGGCCACCAACTATCTTGCCGAAGGTTTGGCCCCGCCACAGACCGTCCTGGAGGATGGGTCTATACACCCTGTTTACGCGGCCTCTCAAATTCTTGCGGAACGCGGGCAGTCCATCGTGATCCTTGCGGGTGAACGCTATGGCATGGGGTCCAGCCGAGATTGGGCCGCGAAGGGTGCTGCACTTTTGGGCGCGCGCGCGATCATCGCGAACGGGTTTGAGCGGATTCACCGCACCAATCTGATTGGGATGGGGGTTCTGCCGCTTCAGATCATTGATGACTTTGTCCCCAAGGATGCAGGCGTAACTGCCGCTGACCGCCTTGAAGTGAACATCGCCAATGAGGCCCTGACACCTTTGCTGGAAACACAGGTAATCCTGCACGCTGCGGATGGAACCAAACGCCCAATTAAATGTCGTGCTGCTGTGGAGACACATCAGGAAGTAGCTACTCTGCAGAAGGGGGGCATCCTGTCGGCGATTTTACGGAAAACAAACTAG
- the rraA gene encoding ribonuclease E activity regulator RraA → MKTADLIDNHAAQLEFVHLPFRKFGQKAFIGGMIETVKCFEENTKMRELLQSPGKGRILVVDGGGSTRTAILGDKMAGWAIDSGWAGLIINGAIRDSVEVNEMDIAVFALGTSPVRSEKTNAGQSGIDVKFGGVRFESGHYVYADADGVLYSPANLV, encoded by the coding sequence ATGAAAACTGCAGACCTAATTGATAATCACGCGGCACAGCTGGAGTTTGTGCATCTTCCCTTCCGTAAATTTGGCCAAAAGGCATTCATCGGTGGAATGATCGAGACGGTGAAGTGCTTTGAAGAAAACACCAAAATGCGTGAGCTGCTTCAGTCTCCTGGCAAAGGGCGTATTCTTGTGGTGGATGGTGGCGGCTCAACACGCACTGCCATCCTGGGTGACAAAATGGCTGGCTGGGCGATCGATAGCGGTTGGGCCGGTTTGATCATCAATGGGGCCATCCGCGACAGCGTCGAAGTCAATGAAATGGACATTGCCGTTTTTGCACTGGGCACATCGCCTGTAAGATCGGAAAAGACAAATGCAGGACAATCCGGGATCGACGTAAAATTCGGCGGAGTTCGTTTTGAATCTGGCCATTATGTGTATGCAGACGCAGATGGGGTTCTTTACAGCCCGGCCAATCTCGTTTGA
- the otnC gene encoding 3-oxo-tetronate 4-phosphate decarboxylase, with protein sequence MNPAELKAREDMARLCKSLFDRGFSVGTAGNVSVRLEDGILMTPTNVTLGDLVPERIAKIDLEGNHVAGDRPTKEVFLHQAFYETRPGAGAVVHLHSTWATALSCLSDVNPDDCVPPLTPYVVMRVGTVKLVPYIKPGDPKSGEMIRNLKGKYATVLLGNHGPVVSGKNLFSAVCAAEELEETAKLLVALRGQETKLLSEEEVADLKTTFGTI encoded by the coding sequence ATGAACCCGGCAGAACTCAAAGCGCGCGAGGATATGGCGCGACTATGTAAGTCGCTATTTGATCGTGGATTCTCAGTGGGCACAGCAGGCAACGTCTCGGTACGCCTTGAAGACGGCATCCTGATGACCCCAACCAATGTGACGCTTGGCGATCTGGTCCCAGAGCGCATTGCAAAGATCGACCTAGAGGGCAATCACGTTGCAGGTGACCGGCCCACCAAAGAAGTGTTCCTGCATCAGGCATTTTATGAAACCCGCCCAGGGGCCGGCGCGGTCGTGCATCTTCATTCCACCTGGGCAACAGCATTGTCATGCCTTTCCGATGTCAATCCAGACGACTGCGTACCACCGCTGACACCCTATGTGGTGATGCGTGTCGGCACCGTGAAACTGGTGCCATACATAAAGCCCGGCGACCCAAAGTCCGGAGAAATGATCCGCAATCTAAAGGGAAAATACGCCACTGTGTTGCTTGGCAATCATGGCCCTGTTGTGAGCGGCAAGAACCTATTTTCAGCCGTTTGCGCTGCAGAGGAATTGGAAGAAACCGCAAAGCTTTTGGTGGCGCTACGCGGGCAAGAGACCAAACTTTTGAGCGAAGAAGAGGTTGCCGACCTGAAAACAACGTTTGGAACGATTTGA
- a CDS encoding isocitrate/isopropylmalate dehydrogenase family protein, with the protein MRIMTLPCDGIGPEIMAETLKVVEAANKKYDLGLTFHEEESGFKSLEKHGITLREEVLDRARTEFDGVILGTQSHMDYPPLVEGGRNVSAGFRIGLDLYANVRPARTRDFIPNKAPDMDLVIMREATEGFYPDRNMYKGVGEMMPDSDMALSVRKITRNSCMRICREGFKLAMQRKKKIAAIHKANSFLMTDGLFLECFREVAKDYPEVECEEFIVDAFAALLVRKPEAYDVVVATNFYGDILSDLASELSGSLGLAGSINANAETGLCCAQAQHGSAPDIQGQNVANPTSLILSAAMMLTWLGEQRGIQKLQDAGNAITAAVDAVIDDPAKRTRDLGGSVNCDDFGTFVAEAVAAA; encoded by the coding sequence ATGCGTATTATGACCCTGCCGTGTGACGGCATTGGCCCAGAGATTATGGCTGAAACGCTGAAAGTTGTTGAAGCTGCCAACAAGAAATATGATCTAGGCCTGACTTTCCACGAAGAAGAGTCCGGCTTCAAAAGTCTCGAAAAGCACGGCATTACCCTGCGGGAAGAGGTTCTGGACCGCGCACGTACAGAATTTGACGGCGTGATCCTGGGCACACAGTCCCACATGGACTACCCACCACTGGTCGAAGGCGGTCGTAACGTCTCCGCTGGCTTCCGTATCGGTCTTGACCTCTACGCAAACGTTCGTCCTGCGCGCACACGCGACTTTATCCCAAATAAAGCGCCTGACATGGATCTGGTGATCATGCGTGAAGCGACTGAAGGCTTCTACCCAGACCGCAACATGTACAAGGGTGTTGGCGAAATGATGCCAGACTCCGACATGGCGCTGTCCGTTCGCAAAATCACTCGTAACAGCTGCATGCGCATCTGCCGCGAAGGCTTCAAACTGGCGATGCAGCGTAAGAAGAAAATCGCAGCGATCCACAAAGCAAACTCCTTCCTGATGACCGATGGTCTGTTCCTGGAATGCTTCCGTGAAGTTGCAAAAGACTACCCAGAAGTAGAATGCGAAGAGTTCATCGTTGACGCGTTTGCTGCTCTGCTGGTGCGCAAGCCAGAGGCATATGACGTTGTTGTTGCAACAAACTTCTACGGCGACATCCTTTCTGATCTCGCGTCTGAACTGTCTGGTTCTCTGGGTCTTGCGGGCTCCATCAACGCGAACGCAGAAACCGGCCTGTGCTGCGCACAAGCTCAACATGGCTCCGCCCCTGACATCCAGGGTCAGAACGTTGCAAACCCAACTTCTCTGATCCTGTCTGCGGCAATGATGTTGACATGGCTCGGTGAGCAGCGTGGCATTCAAAAGCTGCAAGATGCAGGTAACGCAATTACAGCAGCCGTTGATGCGGTGATTGACGATCCAGCAAAGCGCACCCGTGACCTTGGCGGCTCTGTGAACTGTGATGACTTCGGCACCTTTGTAGCTGAAGCGGTCGCAGCCGCTTGA
- a CDS encoding AbrB family transcriptional regulator, giving the protein MIGSMLSVVAMSLFKIPVHQPGRVMPFVRASVGTMLGASVTLGVLQSLTDLWPSFVFMAAVMLLGGFVNYQLLHRSFSFGKSESALCSVPGGIAEMILLSETTGGEQWRVAIVHAVRIALAILLIPILIGFITENEIVRGGGPVLPDMKWGDAFWFVICIAAGLLSQKLKFIPARIVLVPMLVCSVLHVTGVTNFVVPTQLSNVVQIFIGINVGGRFAGVSTKLLMQVMLAAACIVMVQICFAFGSAIVGAGILNADPITLALAYSPGGLAEMSMIAIAFGQEVAIVGFHHIARVLGALFTAPLILKSLTRRP; this is encoded by the coding sequence TTGATCGGCTCGATGCTGAGCGTCGTCGCCATGTCGCTTTTCAAAATCCCGGTACATCAACCGGGCCGGGTCATGCCCTTTGTAAGAGCGTCAGTCGGCACGATGTTGGGCGCTTCCGTGACCCTAGGTGTGCTGCAATCGTTAACGGATTTGTGGCCGTCTTTTGTCTTTATGGCGGCTGTGATGTTGCTGGGCGGCTTCGTAAACTACCAGCTTTTGCACCGCTCTTTTTCATTCGGGAAATCTGAATCCGCACTGTGTTCGGTTCCCGGTGGGATTGCCGAAATGATCCTATTGAGTGAAACCACAGGCGGGGAGCAATGGCGGGTTGCGATCGTACATGCGGTACGCATTGCTTTGGCGATCCTGCTTATTCCGATCTTGATTGGATTCATCACTGAAAACGAAATCGTCCGAGGCGGTGGTCCGGTCCTTCCCGATATGAAATGGGGCGACGCCTTCTGGTTCGTGATCTGTATTGCGGCGGGGCTGTTGTCTCAGAAGCTGAAATTCATTCCTGCCCGTATTGTGCTTGTGCCCATGCTAGTATGTAGCGTTCTTCATGTCACCGGCGTTACCAACTTTGTGGTCCCGACGCAGCTGTCAAACGTGGTGCAAATTTTCATCGGCATCAACGTAGGGGGTCGCTTTGCTGGGGTTTCCACCAAGCTTTTGATGCAGGTGATGCTGGCGGCGGCCTGTATCGTTATGGTCCAAATCTGCTTCGCATTTGGTTCCGCCATTGTTGGCGCTGGCATCTTGAATGCTGATCCCATCACGCTGGCCTTGGCCTATTCTCCCGGCGGGCTTGCTGAGATGTCGATGATTGCCATCGCCTTCGGGCAAGAGGTCGCGATCGTCGGCTTTCACCACATCGCGCGTGTTCTTGGCGCATTGTTTACCGCGCCACTTATTCTGAAATCCTTGACTAGGAGGCCCTGA